In Levilactobacillus brevis, a single genomic region encodes these proteins:
- a CDS encoding response regulator transcription factor, producing the protein MSRILIIEDEKNLARFVELELKHEGYETNVQFNGRTGLEAALSQDFDVILLDLMLPELNGIEVARRVREVKSTPIIMMTARDSVIDRVSGLDHGADDYIVKPFAIEELLARVRALLRRIHLEGEQKNTKQTTVKFKDLTIEKENRIVRRGDEVINLTKREYELLLALMENINVVLARDVLLTKVWGYESEVETNVVDVYVRYLRNKIDVAGQKSYIQTVRGTGYVMRS; encoded by the coding sequence ATGAGTCGAATTTTAATTATTGAAGATGAAAAAAATCTTGCCCGCTTCGTCGAGCTTGAATTGAAGCATGAAGGTTACGAGACTAACGTGCAGTTCAACGGTCGGACGGGGCTGGAAGCAGCGCTATCCCAAGACTTCGACGTTATTTTACTGGACCTTATGTTGCCAGAACTTAACGGGATTGAAGTGGCCCGTCGTGTTCGGGAAGTCAAGAGTACGCCGATTATCATGATGACGGCCCGTGACTCCGTGATCGACCGGGTTTCGGGGTTAGACCATGGGGCTGACGACTACATCGTGAAGCCATTTGCGATTGAAGAATTATTGGCACGGGTACGGGCCTTGCTGCGGCGGATTCACTTGGAAGGCGAACAGAAGAATACCAAACAAACGACCGTTAAATTTAAAGATCTCACCATTGAAAAGGAAAATCGGATCGTCCGCCGGGGCGATGAAGTCATCAACCTGACTAAGCGGGAATACGAATTACTCCTGGCCTTGATGGAAAACATCAACGTGGTCTTGGCCCGGGATGTTCTATTAACCAAGGTTTGGGGTTACGAATCCGAAGTGGAAACTAACGTGGTCGATGTCTACGTGCGTTACCTACGGAACAAAATTGATGTGGCCGGCCAGAAGAGTTATATTCAGACGGTACGGGGCACGGGGTACGTGATGCGTTCGTGA
- the adhP gene encoding alcohol dehydrogenase AdhP, with product MKAAVIRDSVDGYVDIKDVTLRPITHGEALVKMEYCGLCHTDLHVAAGDFGKQPGRIIGHEGVGRVIQVADDVDNLKIGDRVSIAWFFKGCGHCEYCLTGRETLCRNVKNSGFTVDGAMAEECIVDANYAVKVPEGLDPIEATSLTCAGVTMYKALKTGETKPGQWVEVVGAGGLGNLAIQYAHNVFGAHVIAVDGNPDKLAAAKKDGAEILINRHDGDVAEQIQKKVGGVDNAQVTAVTKDAFTQSVNALKPDGKLVAVALPQGDMELNIAKTVLDGISVRGSLVGTRQDLAETFQFGAEGKVHPIVQTRRLDEVNDIIDEMKANKIVGRMVVDFTK from the coding sequence ATGAAAGCTGCTGTTATTCGCGATTCAGTTGACGGTTACGTTGACATTAAAGATGTTACTTTACGTCCCATTACCCATGGTGAAGCCTTAGTTAAGATGGAATACTGTGGTCTCTGTCACACCGATTTACACGTTGCTGCCGGTGATTTCGGTAAGCAACCTGGTCGGATTATCGGCCATGAAGGTGTTGGTCGGGTTATCCAAGTTGCCGATGACGTTGACAACTTAAAGATTGGTGACCGGGTTTCTATCGCTTGGTTCTTCAAGGGCTGTGGCCACTGTGAATACTGCTTGACCGGCCGCGAAACGCTTTGCCGGAACGTTAAGAACTCTGGCTTCACTGTTGATGGTGCGATGGCTGAAGAATGTATCGTTGACGCCAACTACGCCGTTAAGGTGCCAGAAGGCTTGGACCCAATCGAAGCAACTTCCCTGACTTGTGCCGGTGTTACCATGTACAAGGCCCTGAAGACCGGTGAAACGAAGCCTGGCCAATGGGTTGAAGTTGTCGGTGCCGGTGGTTTAGGTAACTTGGCTATCCAATACGCCCACAACGTCTTCGGTGCCCACGTTATTGCCGTTGATGGTAACCCTGACAAGTTAGCCGCTGCTAAGAAAGACGGTGCTGAAATCTTAATCAACCGTCATGACGGTGACGTTGCTGAACAAATCCAAAAGAAGGTCGGCGGTGTGGATAACGCCCAAGTTACGGCCGTTACCAAGGATGCCTTCACGCAATCCGTTAACGCTTTGAAGCCAGATGGCAAATTAGTTGCCGTTGCCTTACCTCAAGGTGATATGGAATTAAACATTGCCAAGACTGTTCTGGATGGTATCTCAGTTCGTGGTTCCTTAGTTGGTACCCGTCAAGACTTAGCTGAAACCTTCCAATTCGGTGCTGAAGGCAAGGTTCACCCTATCGTTCAAACCCGTCGTCTTGACGAAGTGAACGATATCATCGACGAAATGAAAGCTAACAAGATTGTTGGCCGGATGGTTGTCGACTTCACCAAGTAA
- a CDS encoding phosphoketolase family protein, whose product MAVDYDSKSYLEKVDAWWRATTYLSGGMIFLKDNPLFSVTNTPIKKEDVKVKPIGHWGTISGQTFLYAHANRLINKYGLNMFYIGGPGHGGQVMVTNAYLDGTYTEDYPEITQDLEGMARLYKRFSFPGGIGSHMTAQTPGSLHEGGELGYSLSHATGAVLDNPDQIAFTVVGDGEVETGPAMTAWNSIKFLNPKNDGAVLPILDVNGFKISNPTIFSRMSDDKIAKFFEGLGWSPRFLENDDIHDYMTYHEKAAKLFDQAIADIKQIQKDARENGRYEDGEIAAWPVVIARLPKGWGGPQKNPAGEPIENSFRAHQVPLGLSQNNFDELPEFEAWMNSYKPAELFNTDGSLKAEVADFAPKGDKRMAANPVANGGRARGEKPAMLDLPNWKDFANDINEDNRGTQLPDGNRNMDMNVLSTFFAGVATKNPSSFRIFGPDETMSNRLWEMFKITNRQWMSKVKEPNDQYEAPEGRILDAQLSEHQAEGWLEGYTLTGRTGVFTSYESFLRVVDSMTTQHFKWIRQAAAEPWRNDYPSLNLVSTSTVFQQDHNGYTHQDPGMLTHLSEKKSDFIRQYLPADGNTLLAVFNRAFNDRQKLNHIVASKQPRQQWFSIDEAEELATKGLKTIDWASTVAEGEDADIVFASAGVEPTIETLAALSLINDAFPAVKMRYVNVVELERLQKKNGPLNDERALSDAEFTSLFGESGTPVLFGFHGYEDLIESFFYERQHLGLHVHGYREDGDITTAYDMRVYSELDRFHQAKDAANTLVAKGVIDEAAAKAFDKKMDDILAKHFKVTRDEGHDIEEFTKWAWSPLKK is encoded by the coding sequence ATGGCAGTAGATTACGATTCCAAGTCATACTTGGAAAAGGTTGACGCCTGGTGGCGTGCTACAACGTATCTTTCCGGTGGTATGATCTTCCTGAAGGACAACCCATTGTTCTCGGTAACGAACACACCAATCAAAAAAGAAGACGTTAAGGTTAAGCCTATCGGACACTGGGGTACGATCTCAGGACAAACGTTCCTGTACGCCCATGCCAACCGTTTGATCAACAAGTACGGCTTGAACATGTTCTATATCGGTGGTCCCGGTCATGGTGGCCAAGTTATGGTAACGAACGCGTACTTAGACGGTACCTACACTGAAGATTACCCTGAAATTACGCAGGATCTTGAAGGTATGGCTCGTCTGTACAAGCGGTTCTCATTCCCAGGTGGGATTGGTTCCCACATGACTGCGCAAACGCCTGGTTCACTCCACGAAGGTGGGGAACTTGGTTACTCTCTCTCCCATGCAACTGGTGCCGTTTTAGACAACCCAGACCAAATTGCATTTACTGTAGTTGGTGATGGTGAAGTTGAAACTGGTCCTGCTATGACTGCATGGAACTCCATCAAGTTCTTGAACCCTAAGAACGATGGTGCCGTATTACCTATCCTTGACGTAAACGGCTTTAAGATTTCCAACCCAACGATCTTCTCTCGGATGAGCGATGACAAGATCGCGAAGTTCTTCGAAGGTTTGGGCTGGTCACCTCGCTTCCTCGAAAACGACGATATCCATGATTACATGACTTACCACGAAAAGGCGGCTAAGTTATTTGACCAAGCTATCGCTGACATCAAGCAAATTCAAAAAGACGCCCGTGAAAACGGCCGGTACGAAGACGGTGAAATCGCCGCTTGGCCAGTTGTTATCGCACGTTTGCCAAAGGGTTGGGGCGGTCCTCAAAAGAACCCAGCCGGCGAACCAATTGAAAACTCATTCCGTGCTCACCAAGTTCCGCTTGGCTTGAGCCAAAACAACTTTGATGAATTACCAGAATTCGAAGCTTGGATGAACTCATACAAGCCAGCCGAATTATTCAACACTGATGGTTCATTGAAGGCAGAAGTCGCTGACTTTGCCCCTAAGGGTGACAAGCGGATGGCTGCCAACCCAGTTGCTAACGGTGGTCGTGCACGCGGCGAAAAGCCAGCTATGCTTGACTTACCTAACTGGAAGGACTTCGCTAACGACATCAACGAAGATAACCGTGGGACCCAATTACCAGATGGTAACCGGAACATGGATATGAACGTTCTGTCAACCTTCTTTGCTGGCGTTGCCACGAAGAACCCATCATCATTCCGGATCTTCGGACCTGATGAAACGATGTCTAACCGTCTCTGGGAAATGTTCAAGATTACCAACCGTCAATGGATGAGTAAGGTCAAGGAACCAAATGACCAATACGAAGCTCCTGAAGGTCGTATCTTGGATGCCCAATTATCAGAACACCAAGCTGAAGGTTGGCTTGAAGGTTACACCTTAACTGGTCGTACCGGTGTGTTCACGTCTTACGAATCATTCTTGCGGGTTGTCGACTCAATGACGACGCAACACTTCAAGTGGATCCGTCAGGCGGCTGCAGAACCATGGCGTAATGATTACCCATCATTGAACCTGGTTTCTACTTCTACTGTATTCCAACAAGACCATAACGGTTACACCCACCAAGATCCAGGTATGTTAACCCACTTGTCTGAAAAGAAGTCTGACTTTATCCGTCAGTACCTTCCAGCCGATGGGAACACGCTCTTGGCCGTATTCAACCGTGCCTTCAACGACCGTCAAAAGTTGAATCATATCGTTGCTTCTAAGCAACCTCGTCAACAATGGTTCTCCATCGACGAAGCTGAAGAATTGGCTACTAAGGGTCTTAAGACTATCGATTGGGCTTCCACTGTTGCTGAAGGTGAAGATGCTGATATCGTCTTTGCTTCTGCCGGTGTTGAACCAACCATCGAAACTCTGGCTGCTCTTAGCCTGATCAACGACGCCTTCCCAGCCGTTAAGATGCGTTACGTTAACGTTGTTGAATTGGAACGTCTTCAAAAGAAGAACGGCCCTCTGAACGACGAACGTGCATTGAGCGATGCTGAATTCACGTCACTCTTCGGCGAATCTGGTACGCCAGTTCTGTTTGGCTTCCACGGTTACGAAGACTTGATCGAATCCTTCTTCTACGAACGTCAACACTTAGGCTTGCACGTTCATGGTTACCGTGAAGACGGTGATATCACGACTGCTTACGACATGCGTGTATACTCCGAATTAGACCGGTTCCACCAAGCCAAGGATGCTGCGAACACCTTAGTTGCTAAGGGTGTTATTGACGAAGCTGCCGCAAAGGCCTTCGACAAGAAGATGGATGACATCTTAGCTAAGCACTTCAAGGTTACGCGTGACGAAGGTCATGATATTGAAGAATTTACGAAGTGGGCATGGAGTCCATTGAAGAAGTAA